DNA from Thermomicrobium roseum DSM 5159:
CGTTGCCCCATTCGACTTGCCAGCCGGGGGGATTGGCAGGGTCGTAGGTCAACACGCGTCGCTCGAACGCCTGCACCAGGACGAGTCGCTCGGCACCGGCGACGCGTGTCTGCACCCAATACGGCTCGGTGAGCGGATAGCCGGTCAGTGCCAGCCACGGCAAGGGCAGGTGCTGCAGCGCCTCCCAAAAGACGCTCGGGATGTTGTGCCCACTGGTGGACTCGTAGACGGCGATGCGGACCGATGACTCCGGCACAGCGTCGGGCACGACCCGGCCATCGCGTCGGAGGGCAGCGGTCACCAGCTGACCGGTGCGGTCAGGCGCGCGGTGCTCTGCGGCCGCGTCGCCGAGCGTGGCGACTGCTCGGAGCGATGCGTAGGTAGGAGCGATGTCGTTCTGGGTCACGTCTCCCGCGAGCGGGATGTCGGCGGGTGCGACCGGGACGAAGCGCTGGTCTCCGACCTGGAGCGAGCCGGAAATCATGTCGCGCACCAGTAAGCCGAGCGTGAGCTGCCCGTCATCGGCAGAGGCCGGGTCGTTCACCTCGACGCGGGCCTTGTCGAAGTAGTAGACGAGGCGAGCGCCACCTGGTGCCTCCTCGTATGGCTCGGTCGCGATAGCCCGGATGGCGGGACCGAGCGTCCAGCTGGGACCGTTCCCCTGATAGCGAGCGAATCCGTCCAACTGAACCCAGAGTGCGGCGACGGCTGGGATCGCTGTCGTGGGATCGTCGCTCCGTGTCGGTGCCGCGGCAACTGGCGTGGCCGAGGCGAAGAACACGAAAATGACCAGCATGAGCAGCTGTTTCGGCGCTGCTCGCATCCCTTCCCTCCCTTTTCCATCTCGTTCATGCCGATTGCAAGATGCGATCGGCAGATAGCTGGGGACGCCTCTGGTCCCACAGCGCACGAGCCGGGAGTATACGAGTGCGTGCAGCCGGTGTCAAATCTGAGAACCAACTATGAATTAGATGATCGCCGTTCTCTGCGAATCCGTGCACGGTCGTGTTCGAGTGGAAGAATCGAGGACAGAATGGCTATGAACAGTCTCTGAATAGAATGAGGATAGTTCTTTGTATTCTCCGCGGACCTCGATCCGGCTGGATCGTTACAATCGATCCGACGGACTGCTGGACGACGAGGAGGTCTTGCATGGCACGGCTCGACGACGCCACGATCGCGTCCCTTCTCCAGGAGATCCCTGGTTGGGAACGCCAGGGGGATGCGCTCGTTCGCACCTACGTGTTCAAGAACTTCCGGGAAGCCATGGCGTTCGTGAACCGCGTGGCCGAACTCGCTGAGGAAGCGCGCCATCACCCGGATATCACGATTCGGTACAACCGCGTGCATTTGCTGCTCACCACCCACGAAGCAGGGGGAATTACCGAGCGCGACATCGCGCTGGCTCGCAAACTGGCAGAGTTGGCAAGCTAGCGTGAGCGAGCCAACAGGTCGGCGATCGCTTCCCAGGAGAGGACGGTAACGACCCGATCGGCTGCGGCGAGTTCGGGGAAGGGCTGGCGGGCGACGGCCAGGACGCGCAACCCTGCTGCGCGTCCCGCCGCGACTCCAGCTGGCGAGTCCTCGACAGCGACGCTCCGTCCGGGCGCGACCCCGAGCCGGCTGCAGGCGGTGCGATACGGCTCTGGGTCCGGTTTCCCGGCGCGGACGTCCTCTGCCGTGACGACCGTCGTGATCCGGCCCATCAGGCCAGCGGCGCGGAGTGCCCAGTGCGCCTCGACAGCCAGCGCTCCGGTGACGAGAGCGACCGGATAACCAGCCTCGAGCGCGGCGTGTACTGCGGCGATCCCATCGGTCAAGAGGTCGACGCGACCTGCGGCCAAGAGTTCCTGATAGAAGTCTGCTTTGCTTTCCAGAACCGGTTCGAGCCAGCTGGCGGGGATGCCGAGCGCGTGCATCGCCGCCGCGATCGCTTCCCGGTCAGGTCGGCCGATCATCTGGCTTCGGTAGAGGTCTTCGGTGAGTTCGGGAAGGCGCAGGTGACGGAACGCCTGGCGCGTGGCCTCGAAATGCGCCTGCTCGCTGTCGATGAGGACACCGTCCAGATCGAAAAGAACACCACGGTCGTCTCGGCTCATGCATCCACTCCCTGCACGCGCTCGTGCCGAGTCCAGCATACTTGTTTTCGAGCGCAACGCGACGGCGCTCGAAAGCGAGGAGATGGACGATGACGACCGCACGCGTACGGGTTCGCTTCGCACCGAGCCCGACTGGTGACCTCCACGTCGGTGGTGCGCGGACCGCGCTGTTCAATTGGCTCTTCGCTCGCCAGCACGGTGGTGCCTTCATCCTGCGCATCGAAGATACCGACCAGGCGCGCTTGGTCGGTCAAAGCATCGCCGGCATCATCGAGGGGTTGAAGTGGCTCGGACTGGAATGGGACGAGGGCCCGGATATCGGGGGACCGTACGGTCCCTACATCCAAAGCCAGCGTCTTCCCCTCTATCGAGAGCATGCTCGCTGGCTGGTCGAGCACGGCCACGCGTATTACTGCTTCTGTACGCCGGAGCGCTTGGAGCGTGTTCGCCAGGAACAGCGGGCGCGCGGGGAGCCGCCGGGCTACGATCGGCACTGCCGTTTCCTTCCACCGGAAGAGGTGGAAGCACGACTGGCCCGCGGTGAGCCAGCAGTGATCCGCTTCAAGATGCCCCTCGAGGGCGTCACGACGATCGTCGATCTTTTGCGTGGCGAGATCACCTACGAGAATCGGTTGCTCCAGGATCTCGTCCTTCTCAAGTCGGATGGTTTCCCGACGTACCATCTCGCCAATGTGGTCGACGACCATTTCATGGAGATCTCCCACATTCTCCGTGCGGAGGAGTGGATCCCGTCCGCACCGCTTCACGCGCAGCTCTATCGCGCTTTCGGCTGGGAGATGCCAGTGCTCTGTCACCTTCCGCTCATCCTGAGTCCGGATGGAAAGGGAAAACTGTCCAAGCGACATGGCGCGACGGGAGTGCTGGAGTTCAAGCGCCTCGGCTATCTCCCCGAGGCGATGATCAATTACCTGGCACTGCTCGGTTGGGCGTACGATGCCGAGCGCGAGATCTTTTCCCGCGAGGAGCTGATCCAGCTCTTCCGGCTGGAGGAAGTCAATCCGCACCCAGCCCGCTTCAATTTCGAGAAGCTGCTCTGGATGAACCAGTACTACATCAATCATGTCCTTTCGGTCGACGAGTTCGCGCGACGCTGTGTCCCCTTCTTACGCGATGCTGGGCTGGTCGGGCCGGAAGCAGACGATCCGGCGAGCCCTGCTTTCGCCTATGTCCGGGAAGTCGTCGCGCTGGTCAAGGATCGGGCCAAGCTGCTCAGCGAAGTACCGGATCTGACGCGCTTCTTCTTCGCCGACGTCGAAGACTACGACCCCGAGCTCTTGCTGCAGCGCAAGGTGGAGCCGGAACGCGTGCTCCAGGCGCTGGACCGGGTGATCGCGACGTTGCGCCAGGCCAACTTCGCTGACGAGACCGATCTCGAGCAGCGCTTGCGGGGCCTCGCCGAGGAACTCGGACTCAAGACGGGGCAGCTCTTCATGCCCATCCGGGTTGCGGTGACGGGGCGCACGGTCTCGCCAGGACTCTTCGAGACCTTGCGCGTGCTCGGCGCGGAGCGCTCGCTGGAGCGACTGGCACGGGCCCGCGAAAAGCTCGCCGCCTACCTCGCGGCACGGGCGAGCAGCGCGACGGCGTGAGAAGCGAACGAGCCGATGAGCCGGAGAGGGCGGAGGGATCAACCGGCGAGCAGCATGTCGCAGAGCCCGAAGGTTCGCGGGCTCGCGATCGCGCTGCTGGTCATCGTCGTTGGTCTGGTCCTCCAGCTCTCGATCGTGCTGCTCTCCGGTGGAGCGATCGGACTCACCCAGCTCAGCTTAGGACTCCTGGCCGCGGCACCGCTGGTTGGGGCTGTGGCTGGTGCGCTCTGGCTGTTCCGGCGTCTCCGCTCCTGAAGCGGAGACTCATCGCCGCACAAAACTGTTGCGTTTTTGTAACGCTTTCCCCTTGCTCGAGGGTGCGCGATGGGTATCCTGTAACTAGGCCCCGACGATTCGAGGCCGGGAATCCGAAACCCGCAAGGGGAGTAGGAAACCCGAACCGAGGATCGTCGGGGCCTTTTCTTTTGGGTTTGCCTCTCGCTGCCTCCTCGCGCTGCCCTACCGTCGTCGTGCAGGCCGCGTCGCCCGGGCTCTCGGCTCCGTCCGGCATCGGAGGCGCCAGCGAGATCGCCGAGCGCGCGGGGGACGTGAACGGACGCGAGTCACCTCACGCCGTGGCTCTCGTGGTGCGAGGAGCGGCCCTTGCATCGCTCCGACGGAGATGCCACCGGCGGAATCGTGTGCGCGCTCCATCGTGCGACTGGCCTCAGCGAGCCAGGGCGGATGGGCGATGCGCGGCGCACCGGCCTGTCGCATGGTACAGTCCTTGCCGACGGGGCAGGGTGTCCACGCGGGCGGACACCGCGATTGCCGGCTGGCCGAGTGGAGCCGGTGTGGTTCCTGCCTCGCTCGCTGGCCTGGTGATACCAGGGTCGATCACCGCGCGGAGCGCGAAAACCATGGAGTTCTGTCTCGATCTCTCGCCCCACCGCTGGGCACGGGCACAGGATCCGCGCGCTGCGGTGAACTGGACGCTCGAGACGATCGCCGCGGCGGATCGCGCGGGTCTCCACTCGGTCTGGCTGAGCGAGGACCCTGATGGGTGGGATGCGATCGCGGTTGCCAGTGCAGCAGCGGGACGCAGCGAGCGGATCCACCTGGGTACGGGCGTGACGAGCGCGCTTCTCCGCCATCCCGTGCAGATCGCGATGGCTGTCGCGACGCTGGACCGGCTGAGCGGTGGGCGGGCCTTTCTCGGTCTCGGTCGTGGGCAGCCGGAGTTCTACGCGTATGGTCTCGGCATTCCGGCTGATGCGCCGCTCGCGACGATGCGGGAGGCGATCGCGCTGCTCCGGCAGTGGTGGCAGCCGCCGTATCGGGCGTCGCTGGAAGGAACGCGGTTCCGTGTCCGCGATTGGCCCCTCAGCATCGCTCCGCTCCAGGAGCATCTCCCCATCTATCTCGCGGCGCTCGGTCGACAGGCTCGCCAGCTTGCCGTCCGATCAGCCGATGGCATCCTGATCGCGGACTTCGCGAGCGAACACTTTCTGGCCCAGCTGCTCCCAGCGCTGCACGCTGATCTAGTGGCAGCCGGACGCGATCCGGCCTCGTTTCCGGTTTTCCTCCGCGCGAACCTCGTGATGACGGACGATCCGGAGCCGGTGCTCGAGGAACGCAAGCTCCCCTTCGCGTTGCTCTGCACGCTTCCCGGTATGGCCCAGCAGGTCATCGTGCCGGGCTTCGATGTCGAGCGCCTCATCGTTGAGCTGCGCCGCCTCCTGCGGATCGACGACCTCCTGCGCGCGGGACGCCCGTGGCACGATATCCGGCGCTCGGTCGATCCAGCTCTCGTCCGCCAGCTGGTTCCGACGGAACTCGTCGCTCAGCTCTGTCTCATCGGGCCGGCGCGGGATCTCCGGCCTCGCTTGGCTCGTCTCGCAGCGCTCGGGGTGACGCATGTCTTCCTGCGGGCGCTGCCCGAGCCCGATACCGAGGCCTACCGTGCCGTCGTGCGAGCACTCCTCACCGTTCCAGCGGAACGGGAGTCGTGAAGCCGTTCGCGGCCAATCGCCCTGCTCGTTCCGGGAGGCTAGTCCCGATCCGTTCCTCCCCGGGAACGGCGAGAACGAATCGCCTGTCTCCGCGAAGCGCTGTCACCGCCTGCTCGAGCAGGATCTCCTGATAGATCGCCTCATAGGCGTCGGTCATCGCGATGCTGGAGAAGTGCTGCTCGACGTGTCGGCGGCAAGCTGAGCGATCGATCCGCTCGATCTGCCGGACCTTCTCGACCATCTCGTCGAGCGTCTTGCTGTGGCAGATGTACCCGGTCACGCCATCGATGACGATCTCTTCCACGGCGCCACCCGGGAAGGCCACGACCGGAGTGCCACAGGCCATCGCTTCGGCGAGAACCAGGCCGAAGGGTTCAGGCCAATCGATCGGGAAGAGGAGAGCGAGCGCACCGCCCAAGAGTTCGGCCTTCTGTCGCTCGTCGACCTCTCCCAGGTACTCGACACCAGGGGTGCCGAGCAGGGGCAGGAAGTGCGCTTCGGCCCAGTCGCGGTCCGCAGGGTCGATCTTGGCTCCGATCTTTAGCGGGAGTCCCAACCGTCGTGCCACCTCGATCGCCCAGTCGGGGCGCTTCTCCGGTGAGATCCGGCCCACGAAGGCGAGGTACGGGGGATCCTGCGGTTCCGGTCGGAAGGGAAAGTTTTCCAAACGGACGCCATTGTAGACCGTACCGACCCAGCGGAGTGGCAAGTCAGCCAAGGGTGCTCGTTGACTCCGGCTGATACTGATCAAGCGCTGATCGGTGAAGCGACTGAGCACACGCCGCGTTTCCGGCATGTCCAACCGACCGTGCAGGGTGGTCACCGTCGGTGTCGTGACGGTGCGAGCGAAGGGGAACGTCAAATAATCGACGTGGGAATGAATGATGTCGAACTCGTCAGCGTGCGCGTACACCTCTTCGAGCATCGCAACGTGCAGCGCGATCGGATCTCTCGCCCCCGCCAGGCGCAAGCCGGAGGGAGCCATCGGGATCAGCCGAGCACTCGTCTGTGAGTCTGCTGTCGCGAAGAGCGTCACGTCGTGCCCACGCCGGACGAGCTCTTCGACCAAGGCAAAGACGACTCGCTCGGTTCCGCCATACAACTTGGGTGGGACTGCCTCGTACAGGGGCGCGATCTGCGCGATCCGCATCCTCTCCACCTCCCATCCCTGAGCGTCGTCGTGCTTTCGAAGAACAGGTCGCTGATGGAGCAGCGAACCAGCACAGAACGCCAACCACTGGAACATAACGCATTGAGCTTGTCCATGTCAAGGGCACCGAACGACTCGACGCAGCCTCTGCCCCATCCTGACCGCTAGAATGCGGGCGAAGGGAGGCTTCCTCGATGCTCGAGAGCACGCTCACGCATCTCGTCTGTACCGGGTGCCAGCGCACCGTCTCGGCTGACGAATGGCATGGAACGTGCCCGGATTGCGGTCACGTCTTGGCTGCTCGCTACGATCTGGAGCGAGCCCGCTGGACTTTTCGTCCTGCCGAGCTGGCTGCTCGCCCCTGGACACTCTGGCGCTATGCGGAACTCCTGCCGGTGTGCGATCCCCGCTTCCGGCTCACGCTGGGCGAGGGTGGCACACCGCTCCTTCCCGCGCCGCGGCTCGCTCGTACGTTGGGGTTGCGGCGGCTTTGGCTGAAGGACGAGAGTCGGAACCCCACCGGGAGCTTCAAGTCTCGCGGTCTGGCCGTCGCGGTGAGTCGGGCGATCGAACTCGGTGCTCGCGCGGTCGCCTTACCATCGGCCGGGAACGCTGCTGCCGCGCTCAGCGCCTATGCAGCGCGCGCCGGCATTCCTGCTTTCGTCTTTCTCCCGATGGATACGCCGCCGAGCATCGTCCGGGAATGCCTGGCCTACGGTGCTCGGGTCTACCGCGTGCGTGGCCTCATCACCGATTGCGGGCGCCTCGTGCGTCGCTTCGCAGCCGAACGCGGCTGGGCCGATCTCTCGACGCTCCGCGAGCCCTACCGTGCCGAGGGCAAGAAAACGATGGGGTTCGAACTCGTCGAACAGCTCGGTTGGCGCCTTCCCGACGTCATCGTTTATCCGACCGGTGGGGGAACCGGCATCGTCGGTATGGAGAAGGCCTTCGCCGAACTCGCGGCGCTCGGGCTGCTCGCTGGTTCACGTGCGCGTTTCGTCATCGTCCAGCCAGAGGGGTGCGCACCACTCGTGCGGGCCTTTCACGAGGGCGCCACCCGGGCACGACCGTGGGAAGGAGCGCAGACGATCGCGCCCGGCCTCCGTGTCCCAGCGACCATCGGGGACGAGCTCGTTCTCGCAGCTGTACGGGCGAGCGGTGGCACAGCGGTAGCGGTGAGCGATCAGGAACTTCTCGAGGGGACGCGGATCCTGGCGACCGACGAGGGCGTGCTCGTCTCGCCGGAGGCCGGGGCGACCGTCGCGGCGGTTCGGCAGCTCAGGGCCAACGGGTGGCTCGCGCCCGATGCCGAAGTAGTGC
Protein-coding regions in this window:
- the gltX gene encoding glutamate--tRNA ligase; translation: MTTARVRVRFAPSPTGDLHVGGARTALFNWLFARQHGGAFILRIEDTDQARLVGQSIAGIIEGLKWLGLEWDEGPDIGGPYGPYIQSQRLPLYREHARWLVEHGHAYYCFCTPERLERVRQEQRARGEPPGYDRHCRFLPPEEVEARLARGEPAVIRFKMPLEGVTTIVDLLRGEITYENRLLQDLVLLKSDGFPTYHLANVVDDHFMEISHILRAEEWIPSAPLHAQLYRAFGWEMPVLCHLPLILSPDGKGKLSKRHGATGVLEFKRLGYLPEAMINYLALLGWAYDAEREIFSREELIQLFRLEEVNPHPARFNFEKLLWMNQYYINHVLSVDEFARRCVPFLRDAGLVGPEADDPASPAFAYVREVVALVKDRAKLLSEVPDLTRFFFADVEDYDPELLLQRKVEPERVLQALDRVIATLRQANFADETDLEQRLRGLAEELGLKTGQLFMPIRVAVTGRTVSPGLFETLRVLGAERSLERLARAREKLAAYLAARASSATA
- a CDS encoding glycosyltransferase family 4 protein codes for the protein MRIAQIAPLYEAVPPKLYGGTERVVFALVEELVRRGHDVTLFATADSQTSARLIPMAPSGLRLAGARDPIALHVAMLEEVYAHADEFDIIHSHVDYLTFPFARTVTTPTVTTLHGRLDMPETRRVLSRFTDQRLISISRSQRAPLADLPLRWVGTVYNGVRLENFPFRPEPQDPPYLAFVGRISPEKRPDWAIEVARRLGLPLKIGAKIDPADRDWAEAHFLPLLGTPGVEYLGEVDERQKAELLGGALALLFPIDWPEPFGLVLAEAMACGTPVVAFPGGAVEEIVIDGVTGYICHSKTLDEMVEKVRQIERIDRSACRRHVEQHFSSIAMTDAYEAIYQEILLEQAVTALRGDRRFVLAVPGEERIGTSLPERAGRLAANGFTTPVPLER
- a CDS encoding HAD family hydrolase, translating into MSRDDRGVLFDLDGVLIDSEQAHFEATRQAFRHLRLPELTEDLYRSQMIGRPDREAIAAAMHALGIPASWLEPVLESKADFYQELLAAGRVDLLTDGIAAVHAALEAGYPVALVTGALAVEAHWALRAAGLMGRITTVVTAEDVRAGKPDPEPYRTACSRLGVAPGRSVAVEDSPAGVAAGRAAGLRVLAVARQPFPELAAADRVVTVLSWEAIADLLARSR
- a CDS encoding threonine synthase — its product is MLESTLTHLVCTGCQRTVSADEWHGTCPDCGHVLAARYDLERARWTFRPAELAARPWTLWRYAELLPVCDPRFRLTLGEGGTPLLPAPRLARTLGLRRLWLKDESRNPTGSFKSRGLAVAVSRAIELGARAVALPSAGNAAAALSAYAARAGIPAFVFLPMDTPPSIVRECLAYGARVYRVRGLITDCGRLVRRFAAERGWADLSTLREPYRAEGKKTMGFELVEQLGWRLPDVIVYPTGGGTGIVGMEKAFAELAALGLLAGSRARFVIVQPEGCAPLVRAFHEGATRARPWEGAQTIAPGLRVPATIGDELVLAAVRASGGTAVAVSDQELLEGTRILATDEGVLVSPEAGATVAAVRQLRANGWLAPDAEVVLFLTGSGLKHPELLPADEQCPVLEPDADSLPDPPVG
- a CDS encoding LLM class flavin-dependent oxidoreductase, translating into MEFCLDLSPHRWARAQDPRAAVNWTLETIAAADRAGLHSVWLSEDPDGWDAIAVASAAAGRSERIHLGTGVTSALLRHPVQIAMAVATLDRLSGGRAFLGLGRGQPEFYAYGLGIPADAPLATMREAIALLRQWWQPPYRASLEGTRFRVRDWPLSIAPLQEHLPIYLAALGRQARQLAVRSADGILIADFASEHFLAQLLPALHADLVAAGRDPASFPVFLRANLVMTDDPEPVLEERKLPFALLCTLPGMAQQVIVPGFDVERLIVELRRLLRIDDLLRAGRPWHDIRRSVDPALVRQLVPTELVAQLCLIGPARDLRPRLARLAALGVTHVFLRALPEPDTEAYRAVVRALLTVPAERES
- a CDS encoding 4a-hydroxytetrahydrobiopterin dehydratase; this encodes MARLDDATIASLLQEIPGWERQGDALVRTYVFKNFREAMAFVNRVAELAEEARHHPDITIRYNRVHLLLTTHEAGGITERDIALARKLAELAS